The genome window ATCGGATTTCGGAAAAAAGGACTAGAGCCTTTTGGAATTTCAAATTGTGTTATTCGGAAGTGCATGGGGGCTTACAAAGTGCTACTGGTGATTCCAGCGTGATAGGAACGGCAATCGCTGCTGCTTCCTATGTGGTATGGAAGAATGTTGCTCTGAATCTACTCATCTTGCTCTACAGATGTAAACTGCAGTTTGATCCAGTTCTTTATTTAGGCTGGATAAGACTTAAATGACTCCATTTTGCTAGTCTTTGTTGTGTTACTGTTTGGAAAAAGTTACTCCCATATGCTAATTGGAGACGAAATCTCAGGTTTCGTTAGATCAAATGCAGAAGCACATCTTGCTGAGCTATTAAGCAGCTAAGATGAGCTTCTTCAGATCAAAGAAGTTTTGttgatctatcagagaattatgatgatgtattaattatatttattttcttactTTTAGTGTGACATTTGGTATCTCCACTTAAAGATTGGTGGATATTAATTGATATATCAACTTCAAGTAGTTGACATGTCTGTCATTATCGACTCCACATGTCACGTAGGGTCAAAATCCATGAGGCGGATGAACTTGTGCTCGTAAGGCGACGGATTCGTCTCCAAGCAGAGTTAGTCACGTTGATAATTTGTTACTATGTATTCGGTATTAATCACGTTCTCAATCCATTTGATAGATTTGATCTTTGACCAAATCACTTCGAAATCCAAATGAGTCTTATCGGGTGGGTATGTCTGACATAATTCTTTCGAATTTGATACCTCGATTGACTCTCAATCATCGACTACATAGAACTGACTTTGATTGATTCTCAATCATCGACTATATAGAACTGAGTCTCAAAATTTTACTTAGATACCAATTATTATgatttcatctaaaaaaaattaatttataaagttaatatatcaaaaaattaattaattagtaaaataatCGATTTATTCTAAGTTGCacaaaatattagtaaaataagACATTATGTCGGGATAATTATATATTAGCCCATGTTGTTAGTCATCGTTAACATCTCGATTTTTatgctttaaaaaataaatttataatttaatattaatattatttctttatattattaatttctttatatttttgtaGTCCAATCGAGAGAAGTAGCGATGATTCCATCATCTACTTTTCAGCTTAACTGTGTATTGAACAAGCCAGGTTTTGTCTCTGGATTGCTTTTGGGTTTGTTAGAAGCTACTCTTTGACTTAAAGTGAACTCAATGATCAAACACTCGTTAAAAGATTACACATCATGCAAAACCTTTTTCTTTGTGGAGGACTATATTTTAAAGTGAGGAAGTACGATGGGCGAGTCGATGTAGCAGACGAGCGACGAACGATAGGTGTAACGAGCGAGTGACGAGCGATAGGTGTGACAGACAAGCAAGAATGTGCGAAAGGCGATGGACGAATAGtttgaaaaaaaaggagaagagaaaatCGATCTTGGACGAAAAGTTTATATACAATTAATgatttaaaagataataatattatatttttattctttctatttACGTTTTTTTTCATGTAATAACACGTGCGATTTTTTCATCGACGATGTTAATGATGTAAAGAGAATTGATGTTAAATATTTCACCTTCTTAACTATAATGATCTAATACTAcattttaaagtataaagatcagaatattaattataattaactATAAGGGTTAATATATAAATACTCCTGCTATATCACTGTACTGTATGCAAGACACTGCACTTGACCAAATCTTAGCAAATAATTCACACTCGGGAATGAGAACATACTGAGTTCCTTGGTGTTGAGATGGCCATATCCAACACCCAGTGGCAATCTGCAGACTGTCGGCTGAATCTTGCACATAATGGGCAGACAAGCAGATTCCCATCATGCAAGTGGCAGGAACAAATCAAGATGGCCATCCAATTATTCCTGAAATTAGAATCTAAAAGGACAACGAAGAATAATTGATATGGCATTTTGTCTTGATATCAGTTGAGCCTTATTGTCAACAGATATCTGCGTGCAATGTGTGCAGCCCACTgagttcttttctttctctttttcctaGGATGGTGATGCAGCTGAAGACCCACCCAGATTGCGGAGGTGAGATGGAAGCAGAATGAAGTTAAAGGTCACAGATCTGAGTGCTGTAGAATCGATGAGTGGTTGAAGAAGAATCCGTGGAGGTGTGAGATCTTGCACCTGACTACAGAACATGAACATTCTGCACACACAACTTGACAAGGATTAGTTCATTCTTCACACAAGTGTGCACTACATGCCATGGCCTTGTGAATGCGTCCACAATTAGACGGATTCCAGAAACTGAACTCCCCACATAAATCCATGTTCTCGTGGATGAACATGGATACTGTCGATAGCAGCCAGTTATCCAGCAATTACTGGCAAGTTTTGCAGTTCCTGTTCTATGTATGCATCAACAAGCTACAGGGAGGTGATGTGAAGTTTCAGTATGATCTCTGGGCTACTTCTTCTGCTATTAATCTTCTGAATCTGATGAACAAGGGTGTTATGGAGTGCTGACTTGCGGTTCTGCAGACAATAAACCAACTCACAGTTGATGGCCTGCTGTCGACTGATCTAAGTTGCATATCTAATACAAAAGAATCCAAGTGCTGTAGGTGATACCAGAGATATTTGGAACTGCTAGATCTAGCATTTGAGTGTCTGAGAGAAAAATATCTGGAGTTGTGCAATCTTAGAACTATAGCAATAGTAATGTACTAACAAAGAATCCAAAGGACATCTGAAGTACTTGGAACTCAGACATGAGGGTTTTCTTTCTCTGCTACCTATTAGAAGCTCTTTCATGTTGCCCAAGCCTTTCACCTTTTCATTCTTTTTTCATCATCCTTAAGGTGTAAAGTCCAATGCCTCATATGCCAGCATATCATAACAAAAGCAGCTTTTGTTGCACTCATGCTTTCCTCCAGTGTCTTGCTTTATTGGAAGTATCCTTTTCAGCTGGTTGAGGAACACTGAATTATACTTTGGTTTATGCACTCCATCCTTGAAAGCTGTGAAAGCATCTGTGTGGCCAGTGTAAATTTCCAAACCTATTGCCAGATTTATACATGTAACTTTTCAATTATGTTGGAATTTGAACTTGATAATGCTCATAAAACATAACAAAGGGTTGATGACAGAAAGTGATGGCAGGTGGGGTGTCTCCCCCTTTGGTGTGCCTGAAGAAAGGAATCGTGTACTGCTTAAAATGATCCATCTTCTCCCATGGAGGAAAATTATTTGGGGTCCCCCAAAGAATGTACCAAATATACTGTTGATGAGTATTACAAGTGAGAGAGTCAACATGATTCCTTTGCCAAGTCTCCAAAAGAACTGCAGTTTCTACCACCTACCATCTTCTGATACACAAACAGACATCTCCAGAGTACAACTTCACCACCAAAACAAGGTCAAATGTAGAGTTTGTGAGTGTGAAACAAGTAAAGAAAGTTATTGGGGCTTTCAGGGATTTCTTGGACCATTGGAAATGTACAGATTGGCATGACAAGCCTTGTTGAGTTGCAAGGATGTTTGGAATATGACCACTTGATTAATATGACTATGACTTGCCAGTtgtaagcagattagttttcaacccTCATGAATGTCCATATCAACTTACAGGGGAGTAATGCACTTGTAAAGAGAGTCTTTAAGCATTCTTTTTGCAGTTTGTGTGAGTCTTAATAATGCCTAATCTCTATCAGAACAAATATGAGCTGCAAAACCCAAGCTTTGGATCAAACACATGCAGTGAGAAAGAAGGAAACTTGGCATTACTGCAGTATAATTAATCCTTAAGAGTTATCTTTCAGAACTAAGTATATATGATTACATTCTAATATCAGTTAGAACAAACCAGATGTGCTCGAAAACCTTGATGATTACTTCGTGGTACTCCTTGGAATTCAGTGACAGGTAGCAAGCAAGCAGCTCCTCCAAATCCTTGGCTTCCCGGATGTTGTTCTCCacgatcatctccaccatcgactCCGTGAAGTCCCTGCTGGGGTTTGAGGACGACTTGACCATCACCAAGCTCTGAGATACTGGCCGCCGCTTCTGCTGCGTCGTTGCCACCTTGGGTTTCCTACACGCCTGCACCTTCCTGCTTCCGACTCTGGGAGAGACTTGCCGTACCTTGATCCCATGGATTCCTGACACCGATCTCCTCGTTGCTGCCTTGCTGTGATCCGCGAAGGCACCGGTTTCATGCAGCGCAGGCTCACGTACCTCCTTCTTCACTGGCTTTGTCAGAATGGGCGGTAGCTTGAGCTCTGACACCACCAAATCCATGTCCGCATTGCGGTGATCGTACACTGATGGGTTGGTAGGCTCACATGGATCGCACTCATCACCATAGATCGGCAGACTCACAGGGGCTGCAGTGCGACGGCAGCCGCAGCTGGCCGACACAGCCGAGGAGACGACGTCAGCGCAGGGCTTCGTCGCCGTCCTTCTTCGGGTCTGTCGCTTGGATTTCTGCGGTGGCTCGCCGGGGAAACGAGTGTCGGATGCTTTGGGGTTGACGGGAGAACGAGGGAGCTTCTCTGCTCGTTCTTTGCTGGGGGTGTAGTAGGAGGCCCTGTTGGGGAGGTAGTCGTGTTCTTTGGGGGGTTGAAATGGAGGCAGAGATGCTGCAGAAGCTGTGGCCGATGCTGAACTCTGGAATCTCTTCATGGAATGCTGAACTCTCCGGCTTCCATTAGCTCTTCCCACATCCTTGAGCTTGTAGAACCAACTGCTTGACATCAAATCAGACAACCTAAACCTATAATTCCCCATTTATGATGAAGCAGTTCTCCAACACATGCACAGACTCAGTAACCACAAGCAAGAGAAAAGCTAGAAACTCTATCTTGCATTAGTCAgcaacacacacaaacacacaacagctctctctctctctctctctctatctctctgtgGATGTTCTTGGTTTGTGGTGGGGAGGTTGATATAGAGAGGGTGATGGGAGATGAAGAACAGGGAGAAGGTGGATCATGGTTGAAGGACTGGGTTTGTGTCCTTGAGCTGATGGAAGGGTCAAAGTCAGGAATAGGGTAGAATCCATAGGAAGATATTAGATATGTTTTCTCTCCGAAAACAACCTGCAGAGGAATCAGTTCCTCAtctttttcatttcagagcattCCTGGAATTTTAGATAAGAGCAACGAACATAATTATAGGGTGTGCTTGTAGGCAGACAAAAGAAGAATGATCAGGTAGGGGTCCATGGTGGAGCATTGAATGCAGATGTTAGGATGGAATGTCTTTCTTGCAGTCAAATAATATGATCCTAAGAAGAATACGATCGGCTCAAGTCTCCAAACATGAGTTCGTTCTGTAAAagaaacttcttcatccaaattcACATTGATCTGCTGTCATCTCTCAAGGAGAGAGAACCAACCAACCTGCCATTTACTCTctttcttgctagccattttgagCAACAAGAATAAGGTCATGAATTCAACATGAGTTCTgattgatatcaagaaagaaaacacagagagagagagagagagagagagagagagagagagagagagagttcctaTATGGAACCAATGCAGTACATCAGATTGAGCATTTTTGGAACTTCCAAGGGAAGAAGTATGTCCAGTCTGTCCACTTTTCATCTATTTCGTTGGATGATAAAGTTTGAGACTAATTTGATTCATGCAAAACATTTAAGTCTGATTAACAAcacaataattttataatgatttTCTTTTTCAAGGAACAAAATTAATTACTTGATCGAAATCGGCTTAATGAAACATATATGGATATGAATCACTGAGGTAGCTACTGCTTAATGAAGAATATATGGATATGTATCACCAAACAGAAACATCCAAAGAATACTAATATCATTGCTTAAAAGGAACATAAAGTTGCTCGGTTTAAGAATCCACTGTGTCGAAGGAATCCACAAAGACAGTACCGAGTTCTCATGAAAAGGATGAGACCTCTTAGAGAAACTAGAAGACTCGTAAAGCATTACTGATTTCCAATGCATAATCTTTTCCATTTCCAAAGCATAAATTACGTCTGAATCTTGACTCAGAAACTTCCTAATGGTATGTAATTAACCTCATAAAATTCATAGAATCGATCTGAAATCAGCCCTGAGATTTTACTTCCTTGGAAAACTAGAAGACTATGGTGGGAAGACACTCCTGTGTATGTTCCTCTAATTCAGGAAGAAGGAGCTGTAATTAGAGAGGTAACTCCATTGATCATTGACGACTGTAGCAGCAGCGGAGCTCGCGAGTCCACGGCGGAGATGTGAGGATCCGACCTCAGCTGCAGCAACCAAAGCGGACCTCTGCTCTCATAGCATGGAAGGGGACCAAAGCAGAGGTGTCCACCTCGGTGCAGCTCACTGCTGCATGGGTTTCTTCTCGCTCGGCTATCCACCTGTGGCTGCCGTATGAACAAGTGATATGGCATCTGTCAGCTTCATCAAATGACGTGCATGACGCTCACACATGGATTCGAATACGAGACTTATTATTTTtacaataaatatattaaataataaaaaaatcgagTAAATGAGTACAATATAAAATagcattataaaaaataaaaaaaaagataaataaaataaataaatattttgatattgcTCACCATCAATATaactaaattaaatttaaataccTAAACTAAATTTATTATTTGACCCCtcatatttatcaacatttttggAAGGTATATTAATGATAATTGTAGTTTCAACGTCATTATAGTAATAATGAATTGATGACTACCAACAATACCGATCAAACGCTGTTGTCACCGTTTCGTTGATGTTGAGGTGGAACGAGAATAGTTGCGGTTGACCAGTCCTGTCCTTGAAATATTCATCTACATAATTTGACTGTATTACTACTTATCATCATCCTTACACTCAAATATGCGAACATGCATCATAATGATAAACATATTGCATGGTACATCATGATGTGTGATTGATGTGCGGGTGTGGTGGATGGAGAGCTACTTGGTGTCCTTCATATTAATGGAGAACAGCGACTGCACGCGTAGCCTCCGACTCAGGCCACCGGGGAGGCAGAAGGCAGCAGTGTCAACGTCCCATCGGAGACTTGCGGAGCTCGCCATGTGGGGCACGTCGGAGACTTCATCAGCCACGAGGGGAGATGGAAGTGGAGGCGTAGGGAGAGGAGGTGGCACAGTCGATAAGGGTCCCCAGACGCGGATCAGAACGCGACGTCAGGGCCAGCGGAAGTGGACGAAGGACGCCGAAGGGGGGCGCAGAGCCGCTGCTGCGCAGGCGGAAAGCACGGCGAGAAGAGGAAGGGAGATGGGGAAGACAAGCCGCGTGGCTGCGGTACATGGGGGATGGCGGAAATGGCGGCGAGGATGGCGAGGAAGACGAAAGGAAGCGGGGGAGGACAAGTGGTTGATGATGGTGATTGCATTGCGTACGTgcccccgagagagagagagagagagatcaacatattaaaattcatgcaacccaattcaaataattttaatagaTACTTTAAATCCAAATGAATATAATAATGTGACTTATATATGTCCCATATTTGGATGGGTATAAGAAAAATCTCAGCTAATTTCAtattataagagagagagagaaggttgaGATGGAGGGAATGAGAATTCAGCAATTTTATTGGTTGGGCCTAACCACATGATGACTTGACCCTGTGAGTTGGGCTTGTCTTCTCCTTCTCCGTCATTCTTCACCGTCCGTCGGAGAAACGAGCTTTAGAGTTCCGTCGAGGAGAGATAAGTTTCTCTACCTTCCTCACTGGCCGAGCTTCCCAAATCTCTTTCTAGAGATGAAATTGAAGGGGATTGGAAACTCGCGCTGGGCCTTCAAAGTCTCTTTGTAGAGACGAAATTGAAGAAGAATGTAATAGTTGAAGGATCAAAACATTTTGTATGTCGCACACTAATAGTGTGGCTCTTTTGCGAACAACACAAAacatctctcacacacacacacacatcttcCTCCAAAGATAGTGGAAAACCAAAAGGCTTGACTTGTCATGATGCCACATCGGAGCTGCAATACTATACATATATCAGAAATACCTTATAATTAGAGCCTTACATATGTATTCATAGGAAACTAAAATCCGATTCATGACAACATAAAATTACAAAAGAAAGGCAAAAGACACACAGTTGCCTTGTACTCAAAGACTGcctcttttcttgttcttcttgcttTGCTTTGCCAAGATCAGCGGCAGGCTGACAAAGCCTAGCTTCTTCCTCTTTGCAGAAAACTGCTTGAGAGGAGACACACTGATGTCCCCCTGGTGAGACAAAACTCCATGCCTTTTGTTCAGCATTTGACCCAGTGAAACCTTTGGCTTCTCGTTTTCTTTCTCCCATACTCCCTGGTCATACTCCTCCGGAGAATCAGGATCCATCAACTTCATGCTCAGTATTTGCCCAATTGACAATGGTGCCCTTAATAAACCACCGCTTGGCTTGACGGAAACTAAAGTTGAGCCGTTCGAGTCAAGCACACGGGAATCCTTGCCGTGGTGAGCTGCATAGTTCTTGAACTTCGTAGAATTTTGAACACTGTGCCTCTTCTGACCATGTTCGGATCTCGTCCTCCGCAGAGCATCTTCAACTGTGAGCTTCCCTCTGTTTGCCGCCTCTACCCTATTCAGGGCATTTTCAAGAGCTTTCTTGCATTTTTTTGCCTCAGCAGTTGCTTCTTCCACCTTCATTAGTAACTCTGATTTAGACCGGTTTGCTTCATCTACTTGAAGCATGGCAGCTTCAATTTTCTTTCTAGAGGCTAGATCTGCTTCTTGAGTTTTACTTGTTAAGGCGATGTACTCCTCCACTGAAAGGGTTATGCCACATGCATCCTGAAGACCTGTGATTAAATTATTACTGCTCATTAAAGCTTTTATATCAGCAAGAGACACAGCCTCTGCTGCTTTGGCCGCTTCTTCCGTTTTCTTAGCCGCAAACCATTGGAATTCAGCCGTCTTGATGCTAGCCTTTGTCTGCTCAATCTCAGAGGTCAGCTTAGTAACTTCATTTTTTGTAGCTTCCATCGTCTTCTTTGACTGTTCTATCTCAGAGTTCAGTTGTTTGATTTCTTGCAAAAAACTACAGGGATCTTCACATCTTTTACTCTCTAAATCTTTGACCTTTTGCAATTTTGCTGTTGTCTGATTAAGATCTTCCTCCAGGAAGGAAATCAAAGCAGTCCTGACTGTCAGCTTTTCCCGGACATTCTCAAGTAAGAGTTTTTCCTCCTCTATTTTCATGTTCAGCATTTTGATGGAAGTTCGAAAACCAACCATATCACTTGTTGTCCTGTTTAAAGTTGCCTTAGCCTGTTCCAGTTCCACTAAAATCAGTCCTGGAAATTGGTTCACCCCTATGCTTGGGTCATCCATAGCCTCATTCTTCTCGAGGTCACTGTGTTCATATTCTTCATCTTCAGGAA of Musa acuminata AAA Group cultivar baxijiao chromosome BXJ2-3, Cavendish_Baxijiao_AAA, whole genome shotgun sequence contains these proteins:
- the LOC135607175 gene encoding WEB family protein At2g38370-like gives rise to the protein MTAKSSKNRRDGPPMDGAVASHSSGAAAVRAEIDTSAPFESVKEAVDRFGGSAVWKSQPKQLVNPEKHQCSEDVEVIKVVEQAAQLEKDLILKERETLDVLKELELTKKIVDGLKLRLQKETSDATAMPAIDSYDVYVHPIPEDEEYEHSDLEKNEAMDDPSIGVNQFPGLILVELEQAKATLNRTTSDMVGFRTSIKMLNMKIEEEKLLLENVREKLTVRTALISFLEEDLNQTTAKLQKVKDLESKRCEDPCSFLQEIKQLNSEIEQSKKTMEATKNEVTKLTSEIEQTKASIKTAEFQWFAAKKTEEAAKAAEAVSLADIKALMSSNNLITGLQDACGITLSVEEYIALTSKTQEADLASRKKIEAAMLQVDEANRSKSELLMKVEEATAEAKKCKKALENALNRVEAANRGKLTVEDALRRTRSEHGQKRHSVQNSTKFKNYAAHHGKDSRVLDSNGSTLVSVKPSGGLLRAPLSIGQILSMKLMDPDSPEEYDQGVWEKENEKPKVSLGQMLNKRHGVLSHQGDISVSPLKQFSAKRKKLGFVSLPLILAKQSKKNKKRGSL
- the LOC103978086 gene encoding transcription repressor OFP1-like gives rise to the protein MGNYRFRLSDLMSSSWFYKLKDVGRANGSRRVQHSMKRFQSSASATASAASLPPFQPPKEHDYLPNRASYYTPSKERAEKLPRSPVNPKASDTRFPGEPPQKSKRQTRRRTATKPCADVVSSAVSASCGCRRTAAPVSLPIYGDECDPCEPTNPSVYDHRNADMDLVVSELKLPPILTKPVKKEVREPALHETGAFADHSKAATRRSVSGIHGIKVRQVSPRVGSRKVQACRKPKVATTQQKRRPVSQSLVMVKSSSNPSRDFTESMVEMIVENNIREAKDLEELLACYLSLNSKEYHEVIIKVFEHIWFVLTDIRM